In a single window of the Rhineura floridana isolate rRhiFlo1 chromosome 3, rRhiFlo1.hap2, whole genome shotgun sequence genome:
- the LOC133382423 gene encoding zinc finger protein ZFP2-like translates to MATSLGDVQGITEVSLGKVEEQKEWELGSQDEAKRQEGRQMQKPVDESSASEGGENKIQGSILYVKETRMSPQRSENINGQKPLSTYWRRHTRKKPYKCLKSGHTGDKHCKCLECGKSFIDSKTLTVHQRTHTGDKPYKCLECGKSFSQSGTFSRHQRTHTGDKPYKCLECGRSFRQNGALQVHQRIHTGDKPYQCLECGRSFAQSAALTVHQRTHTGNKPCICLECGKAFSQSGTLFRHQRTHTGEKTYKCLECGKHFSENGTLTAHQRTHTGEKPYKCLECGKSFSHSNTLTLHQRTHTGDKPYKCFECGKSFSNSSSLSTHQRTHTGEKPYKCLECGKSFSDSSTLTKHQRTHTGEKPYKCLECGKSFTRSTSVTLHQRSHTGEKPYKCMKCGKSFSQNGGLQVHQRTHTGEKTYKCLECGKSCSTNSALTAHQRTHTGEKPYKCLECGKSFTWSTSVSSHQRIHTGEKPYKCLECGKSFSWNGALTVHQRTHTGDKPYKCLECGNCFSQSSTFSRHQRTHTRNKPYRCLECGKNFSCSHHLTSHLIIHKGANLINAWSV, encoded by the coding sequence GAGATGTCCAGGGGATCACAGAAGTGTCACTGGGAAAAGttgaggagcagaaggagtgggaattGGGGAGTCAAGATgaagcaaagagacaagaggggAGACAAATGCAAAAGCCGGTGGATGAATCCAGTGCTTCTGAAGGTGGTGAAAATAAAATTCAAGGGAGTATTCTTTATGTAAAGGAAACAAGAATGTCTCCTCAGCGCAGTGAAAACATAAATGGCCAGAAACCCCTGAGTACATATTGGAGAAGGCATACAAgaaagaaaccatataaatgcttaaaaTCTGggcacacaggggacaaacattgtaaatgcctggagtgtggaaagagcttcattgacAGTAAAACTcttactgtgcatcaaagaactcatacaggggacaaaccttataagtgtttggagtgtggaaagagtttcagtcagagtggcacgttttctagacatcaaagaactcataccggagacaaaccttataaatgcttggagtgtggaaggagCTTTAGACAGAATGGTGCTCTTCAGGTACATCAACGCatccatacaggggacaaaccttatcagtgcttggagtgtggaaggagCTTTGCACAGAGTGCAGCCCTTACagtacatcaaagaactcatacaggaaacaaaccttgtatatgcttggagtgtggaaaagccttcagtcagagtggcacacTTTttagacatcaaagaactcatacaggggagaaaacttacaaatgcttggagtgtggaaagcacTTCAGTGAGAATGGCACCCTTActgcacatcaaagaactcatacaggggagaaaccttataaatgcttggagtgtggaaagagcttcagtcacagtaataCTCTTAcactgcatcaaagaactcatacaggggacaaaccttataaatgctttgagtgtggaaagagcttcagtaacaGTAGCTCCCTTAgtacacatcaaagaactcatacaggggagaaaccatataaatgcctggagtgtggaaagagcttcagtgacagtagcacccttactaaacatcaaagaactcatacaggggagaaaccatataaatgcctggagtgtggaaagagcttcactcggAGTACCTctgttactttacatcaaagatctcatacaggggaaaaaccttataaatgcatgaagtgtggaaagagctttagtcagaatgGCGGTCTTCAggtacatcaaagaactcatacaggggagaaaacttacaaatgcttggagtgtggaaagagttgcaGTACGAATAGTGCCCTTActgcacatcaaagaactcatacaggggagaaaccttataaatgcttggagtgtggaaagagcttcacttggAGTACCTCTGTTagttcacatcaaagaattcatacaggggagaaaccttacaaatgcttggagtgtggaaagagcttcagttggaatggtgcccttactgtgcatcaaagaactcatacaggggacaaaccttataagtgcttggagtgtggaaactgcttcagtcagagtagcacattttctagacatcaaagaactcataccaGGAACAAACCTTATCgctgcttggagtgtggaaagaatttCAGTTGTAGCcaccaccttacttcacatctaATTATTCATAAAGGGGCAAACCTTATTAATGCCTGGAGTGTTTAG